A window of the Anthonomus grandis grandis chromosome 9, icAntGran1.3, whole genome shotgun sequence genome harbors these coding sequences:
- the LOC126740524 gene encoding zinc finger CCHC-type and RNA-binding motif-containing protein 1-like — translation MSHGLVPSKSTVYISNLPFDLKNNDLHKVFEKHGKIVKVTVVKDRHSRKSKGVAFILFLKPEDASICVAETNLKEMFGRTLKASIAKDNGRYAEFIRRKEYPDKTRCYECGDYGHLSYKCSRNLLGERDPPPKKVRKRNKKVHELTEEEKQYFASSDEEDGKLPPDEESLSAAIKIEQEKHELEEYRLKVATGSYETSDELPKKRIKKSTYFSDEEESD, via the exons atgaGTCATGGTTTAGTGCCCAGCAAAAGTACAGTTTACATTTCTAATTTaccttttgatttaaaaaataatgatttgcataaagtttttgaaaaacatggGAAGATTGTTAA GGTCACAGTAGTGAAGGATCGCCATAGCAGAAAAAGCAAGGGCGttgcatttattttgtttttaaaaccgGAGGATGCATCCATTTGTGTAGCAGAAACGAATCTAAAAGAG atgttTGGTAGGACCCTAAAAGCAAGCATAGCAAAAGATAATGGGCGATATGCAGAATTTATAAGACGAAAG GAATATCCAGATAAAACTAGATGTTATGAGTGTGGCGATTACGGCCATCTAAGCTACAAATGTTCGCGTAATCTATTAGGTGAAAGAGATCCTCCTCCTAAAAAAGTGAGAAAGAGAAACAAAAAAGTCCATGAACTAACTGAA GAAGAGAAACAGTATTTTGCTAGTTCCGATGAGGAAGATGGAAAGCTTCCGCCTGACGAAGAAAGTTTGAGTGCAGCAATTAAAATAGag CAAGAAAAACATGAACTTGAAGAGTACCGATTAAAAGTTGCCACTGGTTCTTATGAGACAAGTGATGAATTACCCAAGAAAAGAATCAAGAAAAGCACATACTTTAGCGATGAAGAGGAGAGtgattaa
- the LOC126740523 gene encoding dihydroorotate dehydrogenase (quinone), mitochondrial — protein sequence MGLTSRQKLKSLVKLCVGATVMYSGISLAKGDEHFYKDYLMPLVHLLDPEQAHKLAVFTSKHRLLPKSQFTDPEILKISFFGKEFSNPIGIAAGFDKDGSAIIGLRDMGFGFVEIGSVTPLPQPGNEKPRVFRLPEDMAIINRYGFNSEGHATVLERVQKARNNPDVPIIGVNLGKNKTSEDAVKDYVEGIKIFGEVSDYLVVNVSSPNTPNLRALQNKENLRQLLQAVVAAKNSLQVQPKPPLFLKLAPDLSFEEKKDIAEIIKRKDCQVDGLIVCNTTIERPSLKSIHKNESGGLSGAPLKDTSTQMIKEMSKLTNGAFIIGVGGVSTGKDAYEKIRAGASLVQIYSALIYGGPPLVAKIKKELAELVEKDGFKSVGEAVGIDV from the exons ATGGGGTTAACATCAAGG CAAAAATTGAAGTCCCTGGTAAAATTATGTGTAGGAGCAACTGTGATGTATTCAGGAATTTCCCTGGCAAAAGGAGATGAGCACTTTTATAAGGACTATTTGATGCCTTTGGTCCATTTACTTGATCCAGAGCAGGCTCACAAATTAGCAGTTTTTACTAGTAAACATAGGCTTCTGCCAAAAAGCCAGTTTACAGATCCAGAAATCTTG AAAATATCCTTCTTTGGAAAAGAATTTTCAAACCCGATAGGTATTGCAGCAGGTTTTGATAAAGACGGCAGTGCAATAATAGGCCTAAGAGACATGGGTTTCGGATTCGTTGAAATTGGTTCAGTTACGCCATTGCCACAACCTGGAAATGAAAAACCAAGAGTTTTTAGACTTCCAGAAGATATGGCAATTATAAACAG ATATGGCTTTAACAGTGAAGGGCATGCTACTGTTTTAGAGCGGGTACAAAAAGCCCGTAATAATCCAGACGTCCCCATCATAGGAGTAAATTTAGGCAAAAATAAGACCTCAGAAGATGCTGTTAAAGATTATGTGGAGGGCATTAAAATCTTTGGTGAAGTCTCTGACTATTTAGTGGTTAATGTTAGCAG CCCAAACACCCCGAATTTGCGAGCATTACAAAACAAGGAAAACTTAAGACAATTACTTCAGGCAGTTGTCGCTGCCAAAAATTCATTACAAGTACAGCCAAAACCGCCTCTTTTTCTGAAATTAGCTCCCGACTTGAGCTTTGAGGAGAAAAAGGATATCGCTGAGATAATTAAACGAAAAGATTGCCAA GTAGATGGTCTTATAGTTTGTAATACAACCATAGAAAGACCATCGTTAAAAAGCATCCATAAAAACGAATCAGGAGGTCTCAGTGGGGCCCCGTTAAAAGACACGTCCACGCAAATGATTAAAGAAATGAGCAAACTGACTAATGGGGCCTTTATAATTG gtgtGGGTGGTGTTTCAACTGGTAAAGATGCTTATGAAAAAATTAGGGCGGGAGCCAGTTTGGTTCAAATTTATTCGGCCTTAATTTACGGTGGTCCGCCCTTggtagcaaaaataaaaaaagaattggcCGAGCTGGTGGAAAAAGATGGGTTTAAGAGTGTTGGTGAAGCTGTTGGTATAgatgtttga
- the LOC126740522 gene encoding zinc finger protein GLI4-like, which produces MLLKSVMMDSTYTNSDNLYNPLHNYTQTELMEKFNLAFYEAQSVSKTDIMETLKTIQEAPQNEKTNDDYLIEYLISEDSTTSPTECDINFDFNDFVEDFDQNVRDSFSDSTTVTEFDTETFTTESSAHDAKDEFSRQFSNFFIPPPLWGNGEENVKNQHNLDELDLCEVLSNASFDWSSDIRDLDDIDGGYSTSLPPVGTITKNNYDFNCYVRSIAPDNMDQLNKDAEVKNEFGHLIDHSGLKSCDYLVNNEKSQKFSHILEENHMVLHQSDALLNDDPLLSSSNNFYTNPAYCPQEEEAKNNLNCQEKSTNFQCKWENCYQRCHSQTSLVNHIEKSHVEIKRGDEFTCFWEQCPRKTKPFNARYKLLIHMRVHSGEKPNKCPFKGCNKAFSRLENLKIHQRSHTGERPYLCQFTGCSKCFSNSSDRAKHQRTHFDTKPYACQVLGCFKKYTDPSSLRKHVKNHSHEEQMQIKKKSHEDLFYNDMAVKKYLDPSRQKALKAEHNYKKDHTYSSSSETQRFMKYGKVKQDLKNKIEKNIIRKTMF; this is translated from the exons ATGCTTCTTAAGTCCGTCATGATGGACTCAACGTACACTAATTCAGACAACTTGTATAACCCCCTTCACAATTATACGCAAACCGAGCTGATGGAGAAATTTAACTTAGCCTTCTACGAAGCCCAATCAGTTTCCAAAACTGACATAATGGAAACTTTAAAAACTATCCAAGAAGCCCCTCAGAACGAAAAAACTAACGACGATTATCTAATCGAGTATCTGATATCCGAAGATTCCACCACGAGTCCCACAGAATGCGATATTAATTTCGATTTTAACGATTTCGTTGAAGATTTCGACCAAAATGTGCGAGATTCCTTTTCCGATTCTACAACTGTTACGGAATTCGATACAGAGACATTTACCACGGAAAGTTCCGCGCATGATGCTAAAGATGAATTTTCCAGACAGTTTTCGAACTTTTTCATACCGCCTCCGTTATGGGGGAACGGCGaggaaaatgtgaaaaatcaACACAATCTCGATGAACTTGATCTTTGCGAAGTATTATCGAATGCCTCGTTTGATTGGTCGTCGGATATCAGGGATCTGGATGATATTGATGGTGGATATTCGACTTCATTGCCTCCTGTTGGGACCATTACGAAGaataattatgattttaacTGTTATGTTCGAAGTATAGCACCTGATAATATGGATCAGCTGAATAAG gATGCAGAAGTCAAAAACGAATTTGGTCACCTAATTGATCACTCCGGCTTAAAAAGCTGCGATTATCTTGTCAATAACgaaaaaagtcaaaagttttCTCACATTTTGGAGGAGAATCACATGGTGCTCCATCAGTCTGATGCTTTGTTAAATGACGACCCACTACTAag TTCcagcaataatttttatacGAATCCAGCATATTGTCCCCAAGAAGAAGAGGCCAAAAACAACCTAAACTGCCAAGAAAAATCGACCAATTTTCAGTGCAAATGGGAGAACTGTTATCAAAGGTGTCACAGCCAAACAAGCTTGGTGAACCATATCGAAAAAAGCCATGTAGAAATAAAACGAG GAGATGAATTCACTTGTTTCTGGGAGCAATGCCCTAGGAAAACTAAGCCTTTTAATGCAAGATATAAGCTACTGATTCATATGAGGGTCCATAGTGGTGAGAAGCCTAATAAATGTCCG TTTAAGGGTTGTAACAAAGCGTTTTCCCGCCTAGAAAACCTGAAAATTCATCAAAGAAGTCACACTGGCGAGCGACCGTATTTATGCCAATTTACAGGGTGCTCTAAGTGTTTCTCAAACAGTTCGGATAGGGCGAAACATCAAAGGACGCATTTTGATACG AAACCGTATGCCTGTCAAGTGCTCGGCTGTTTCAAAAAATACACCGACCCGAGTAGTCTGAGAAAACACGTGAAAAACCACAGCCACGAGGAACAAATGCAGATCAAAAAGAAATCTCACGAAGATCTGTTTTATAACGATATGGCGGTGAAAAAATACCTGGATCCAAGCAGACAAAAGGCTTTAAAGGCCGAACACAACTATAAAAAGGACCACACCTACTCCAGTTCAAGTGAAACTCAACGGTTCATGAAGTACGGCAAGGTCaagcaagatttaaaaaataaaattgaaaaaaatataataaggaaAACTATGTTTTAA